The Salinirubellus salinus genome segment CTCCGGCCGCTGTACGAGCGGGCCGCGACAGAGGACGGCTTCGCGCTCCCGAGCGGCCACGCCACCGGCGCGACGGTCATCTACGGCGGTGTGGCCACCGTCCTCGCCGCGGGGACCCGTCGCCAGCGGTACCTCAGGGCGGGCCTCGTCGTCGCCGTCGTCGCGCTCTCACGGCTCGTCCTCGGCGTCCACTATCTCGGCGACGTGCTCGCCGGCGTCGCCGTCGGCGCGGGCTACCTGCTGCTCGTCGACCGGGTGGCGGGTCGAGGGGCGCGCCCCGAACTGGCGTTCTCCGTGGCCGGCGTCGTCGCCGCGCTCGCCGTCCTCGTCGAGGGGTTCGGCGCCGAGTCGACGGCGGTGCTCGGGGCGGCCCTCGGCGCCCGTCTCGTCTGGGGTGCCGTCGGTGGCGACGTGCGGGCGCTCGACACGACCCGGACGGTCGGCGTGCTCGCGCTCGCGTTCTCGCTGCCCGTCTTCGGGGGGCTGTTCGGCGCGACGTACGCACTCGAACCGGCAGCGCCGCTGGCGCTGCTGGGCGGGGCGGTGTCGGTCGGCGGCATCCTCGTGGCGCCGCTGATCGGGAGTCGGCTGGCGGGCCGGTGAGCGCGCTCACCACGAGCGTCGGCCCTCAGGGCCCGAGCGTCGCGAAGTCGATACCGCTCAGGATACTCTCGAATCGATTGACCGCCTGTTCGGCCGTCTCGACGTCACCCAGCGTGAACAGCACGCCGGTCACCGTCGCCGCGAGGATGACGACGATCGAGACCATGATGATGGTCCCGATGATCGGACTCACCCCGCGGTCGTCGAACCCCACCGTCGAACGGTCGTCCCCCAGCATACAGCCCCACGTGACACTCACAGGACATAACGTTTGGCCGACAGGGGGCCGACCACCAGTCGGGACCGGCCGGTGATGCGGGGGGCTGGCCGCCTAGAAGTCGAGTTCGAACTGCTGGTTCTCCACGACGGTGTTCAGCACGACCGACGTGTTCGACTCCTTGATGTCGGGGTCGGTCAGCAGTTCCTTGATCTGGTTGTTCATCCCGTCGGTGTCCTTGAACTTCCCGATAGCGACGATGTCGTGGTCGCCCGTGACCTCGTACACCGAGACCATGTGCTTGTGCTCTTTCAGCCGGTCCGTGATGTCCGGGAGCGCGCTCCCCTCGACCTTCAGCTGGATGACGGCGGTGACGTCGTAGCCGAGCGCCCCGTAGTCGACGATGGGCGTGTACCCGCGGATGACACCCTCCTCCTCGAGGTCGGAGAGGTGGTTCGACACCGTGGTCACGGAGACGTCGAGTTCTTCGGCGAGGCTACGCAGCGACGCGCGGCCGTCGGCGAGCAGCGCGTTGATGAGCTGTTCGTCGAGGTGCTCGTAGGTCATACCCTCCATTCAGCAGGGGGGCACTTAGAACTTTACGAACGGCCAATTCGTGTCGCGGTTCGGGGGGAGAGACCATCGAAACCACGAACCGGCTATTCGCCACGGCGTCATCTTTTGCCGGACTGGCCCAACCAAGTGTTCAGTAGAATCACTCATCGTTGGAGAAATGGGTCTCGAAAGGGCGGTTACGTTTGCTCGGAACGGTAGGGTTTTAGTGAGAGCGATTGAGGAATACATCGTCCAGAGATGACGGATGACAACCTCGCCACCGACGGTGGCCTCTCCGAAGAAGCACAGCGCGCCCTCGACGAGATCGAGGAGAAGAACGTCGACTTCCTCCGCCTGCAGTTCACCGACATCCTCGGTACGGTGAAGAACGTCTCCATCCCGGCCGAGCAGGCCGAGAAGGCGTTCACCGAGGGGATCTACTTCGACGGCTCCTCCATCGAGGGGTTCGTCCGGATCCAGGAGTCGGACATGCGGCTCAAACCCGACCCCGAGACGTTCGCCATCCTCCCGTGGCGGAACACCGACGAGCACGCCTCGGCCCGCCTCATCTGCGACGTCATCAACACCTCGACGGGCGAACCGTTCGAGGGTGACCCGCGCTACATCCTGAAGCAGGCGCTCGACCGCGCCGAGGAGATGGGGTTCACCGTCAACGCCGCGCCCGAGCCCGAGTTCTTCCTGTTCGAGGAGGACGAGGACGGCCGCGCGACCACGAAGACCAACGACGCCGGCGGCTACTTCGACCTCGCGCCGAAGGACCTCGCCTCCGACGTCCGTCGTGACATCATCTACGGGCTGGAGGACATGGGCTTCGACATCGAGGCCTCGCACCACGAGGTCGCCCAGGGCCAGCACGAGATCAACTTCACCTACGACGACGCGCTCACGACGGCCGACAACGTCGGCACCTTCCGCACCGTCGTCCGGGCCATCGCCGCCCAGCACGACCTGCACGCGACGTTCATGCCCAAGCCCATCGCCCGCATCAACGGCTCGGGGATGCACACCCACATCTCGCTGTTCACCGAGGACGGTGAGAACGCGTTCCACGACGACGACGACGAGTTCAACCTGAGCGAGTCGGCCAAGCAGTTCACCGCCGGCATCCTCGAACACGCGCCGGCCATCACGGCCATCACGAACCCGACCGTGAACTCCTACAAGCGCCTGGTCCCCGGCTACGAGGCGCCCGTCTACGTCGCGTGGTCCGACCGGAACCGCTCGGCGCTCATCCGCAAGCCGGCCGCGCGTGTCCCGGCCGCCTCGCGCATCGAGGCCCGCTTCCCCGACCCGTCGTGTAACCCGTACCTCGCGTTCGCCGCGCTCATCCACGCCGGCCTCGACGGCATCGAGCAGGGCCTCGAGTGCCCGGACCCGGTCCGCGAGAACATCTACGACTTCGACGAGGACAAACGCGAGGAGTACGGTATCGAGACGCTCCCGACGAACCTCGGCGAGGCCGTCGACGCCCTCGAGGCGGACGAGGCCATCTACTCGGCGCTCGGCCCGCACATCGGCCCGAAGTTCGTCGAGGCGAAGAAGGCCGAGTTCCAGGAGTACCTCGTGGAAGTCAGCCAGTGGGAGCTGGACCAGTACCTCGAGACCTTCTGAGAGAACCCTGTTGCGCTCGGGGTCGGCCTCCGGCCGACCGCTCGCGCAACAACGTTCACGAAAGAGACGGCGCTCGCGCCGGGTGGGTGTGCTGGTGGCTTCCGCCACCGCACCGCAGCCACGCCGTTCCCGCACCGCCACGGCCGCACCGACTGTCTTCCACCGGGGCCTCGCCGTGACCCCCACTTCTTTCGAGACCGACCGTGAGCGAACGGTATGGTCGCACTCTCCACCTCGCTCGGCGTCGCCGTCCTCGCCGGTCTCGTCGCGTGCTCGGCGTTCTTCTCCGCCAGCGAGATCGCCATCTTCTCCACGGAACGACGCCCCGGTGAACCCCCCGAACGCGGCGCACTCGGCCGGTTACGTGAGGACCCGCACCGCCTGCTCGTCACCATCCTCGTCGGTAACAACTTCGTCAACGTCGCCATCGCCACGCTGACGACCACACTGCTGGTCCGCTCGCTCTCACCGGAGACGGCCGCCGTCGTCTCCACCGCGGTGGTCGGCACCGTCGTCCTCGTGTTCGGCGAGATCGTGCCCAAGTCGTACGGCGTGGGCAACGCCGAGACGCTCGCCGAGCGGGTCGCCCGACCGCTCGAACTGCTCGGGACGGCGCTCTACCCCGTGGTCGCCGTCTTCGACGCCGTCACGGGCGTCATCACCGGGCTGTTCGGCGGGGAACGCGACATCGAACGGCCGTACATGACCCGCGAGGACCTCGCGGCCATCGTCGAGTCCGCGGAGGCGGAGGGCGTCATCGAGGCCGACGAACAGGAACTCATCCAGCGGGTCCTGCGGTTCTCGGGGACGGACGCGGCGGACGTGATGGTCCCCCGCGCGGACGTGGTCGGCGTGGACGCCGACGCGTCGGTAGGCGAGGCGCTCGACCGCTGTCTCGACGCGCGGGTCACCCGGGCGCCCGCCTACCGCGGGACGCTCGACGAGGTGGTCGGCCACGTCGACGTCCGTGACCTCGCCGGCGCACCACGGGAGGCGCCGCTCGACGGCTACCTCCGGCCGGTCCTCCACGTCTACGAGTCCCGGCCGGTCGACGAGGTGCTCGCGGACCTGCAGGTCGAGCGCGTGGAGGTGGCCGTCGTCTTCGACGAGTTCGGCGCCGCCGAGGGCATCCTCACGACGGAGGACGTGGTCGAGGAACTGGTCGGTGAGATACTCGACGTGGGCGAGCGGCGGCCAGTCGTCCTCACCCCCGAGGGGCACGTCCTCGCCCGGGGGAAGGCCGGTGTCGAGGCAGTGAACGCCGCACTCGGGACGACCATCGAGGCGGCTCCCGACGGGGGGACGACGCTGGCGGCCGTACTCACCGATGAGCTCGGGCGCCCCGCGGCGGTCGGTGAGGTGGTGACCGTCGGCGACGCACGTCTCACCGTCGAGGAGGTGGTTCGGAACCGTGTCCGGCGGGTCAGGGTCGAGCGAGTGGCGCCGGACGCCGACGGGGACGAGGACGGGAGTGGGGACTCAGAGGGGCCCGTTCAGTAGGTCGAGCGCCCAGCGCGAGAGCGCCACGACGACGAGGAGTGCGCCCTCCCGGCGGGTCAACTGGCGGTCCGACCGGAGCAACACGAGCGCGAGGACCACCAGTCCGAACATCCAGATTGCGCCACCGCGGGCGTTCGCGGCGAGCGTGAGCGGCCCCGCGAGCCCGGCGATGCCCAGCACCGCGAGGAGGTTGAACACGGAACTCCCGACGAGGTTCCCGACCGAGAGCTCGTGTTCGCCGCGCTGCGTGGCGACCATCGAGGCGGCGAACTCCGGCGCGGAGGTGCCGGCCGCGACGACGGTCAGTCCGACCACCCACTCGGAGATGCCGGCGTCGAGCGCGAGCGTGGTCGCGCCGTCGACGAGGACGTCCGCGCCGAGGACGACCATCCCGAGGCTCAGGACGACGCGCGCGAGGGCCCCCCAGTCGACGCCCGACTCGGCGACCGACTCCAGTTCTTCCTCCAGTTCCCCGGCGACGCCCTCCAGCCCCTCGACCACCTCCGCCACCTCGCCGCTCACCGACTTGATGCCGGGACGGCGGAGGAGCCAGAGGAGGTAGGCGGCGAGCCCGACGAGCAACACCGCCCCCTCCCAGCGAGCGAGACGGAGGTCGAAGAGGAACGCCACGACGGCGACGGTGGCGAGGAACAGGACGAGCCCGTCACGCCGGAGGATGCGGCCACGGACCGGGAGGACACGGACGAGCGCGACCGCCCCGAGCACCACCCCGAGGTTGAAGAAGTTCGACCCGACGACGTTGGCGACGGCGATGTCGGCGGCCCCGCGGAACGCCGCCCCGGCGGTCACGGCCACCTCGGGAGCGGAGGTACCGACGCCGACGACGAGGACTCCGACGACCACCGGGGAGACGTTCATCCGGGCGGCGAGTGCCGTGGCGTTCTCGACGAGGACGAGCGCGCCGTACCAGAGCGCCCCGACGCCGACGACGACGAGCGCGAGCGCCCAGAGGGTGTCGAGCGGCGTCATGAGTGGTGGGGAGAGCGGGAACTCGGAGACGGGACGGCCGGGGTCACGGTACCATCGGTAGACGGCCCGGCACAAAGAACTACGCCGTTCGGGGCAGGCGGCGGTGGCGTCGCTGGGGAGCGTAGCGAAAGAAGAACGCGAGTCAGTCGGAGTGCGGTGCGGTTGCGGCAGCGGTGCGGGAGCGACGCGGCGGCGGTGACCACCAGCACACCCATCCGCGGCGAGCGGGCCCGGAGGCCCCCGACGCCGCGCTTTTCCCCCACGTTTTTGCCCGAACGAGGGCCCGAAGGGCCCGAGAGAGGTGCAAAAACGTGGTCTTACATCATGCCGCCCATGCCGCCGCCCATACCGCCCATGCCGCCCATGCCGCCGCCCATACCGCCGGGGCCGCCGGGGGCACCGCCTTCGTCGTCGTCGTCGTCCGTGCCACCGCCCTTCAGGTCGCCCGCGGCGATGACGTCGTCGATGCGCAGGATCATGACGGCCGCCTCGGTGGCGGACTCGATGGCCTGGGTCTTGACGCGGAGCGGCTCGACGACGCCGTCCTCCTCCATGTCGACGACCTCACCGGTGTAGGCGTCGAGGCCGGCGGCGGTCGCGCCACCGTCGTGCTTCGAGCGGAGGTCGACCAGCGAGTCGATGGGGTCGAGCCCGGCGTTCTCCGCGAGCGTGCGCGGGATGACGTCGATGGCGTCGGCGAACGCCTCGACGGCCAGCTGCTCGCGCCCGCCGACGGAGTCGGCGTAGTCACGCAGGCCGAGCGAGACCTCCGTCTCCGGGGCACCGCCGCCGGGGAGGACCTTGCCGTCCTCGAGCGTCGTGCGGACGACGCCGAGCGAGTCGTCGATGGCGCGCTCGATCTCGTCGACGACGTGCTCCGTGCCGCCGCGGAGGATGAGCGTGACCGACTTGGCCTCCTCGACGTCCTCGACGAAGATGCGCTCGTCGCCGCCGACGTCCTTCTGGCCGACGGAGCCGGCGAAGCCGAGGTCCTCGGGGGTGATGTCGTCGATGTTGGAGACGACCGTGCCGCCCGTGGCGCGGGCCAGCCGCTTCATGTCGGACTTCTTGGCGCGGCGGACCGCGAGGATGCCCTCCTTCGCGAGGTAGTGCTGGGCCATGTCGTCGATGCCCTTCTGGCAGAAGACGACGTCCGCACCGGCCTCCTTCAGCGTGTCGACCATCTCCTTCAGCTGTTTCTCCTCCTGGTCGAGGAACTGCTGGAGCTGGTCCGGGTCCGTGACGTTGACCTCGGCGTCGATCTCGGTCTCGCGGACCTCGATGGCCGTGTCGAGCAGCGCGATGTTCGCGTCCTCGACGGCGTACGGCATGTTCTCGTGGACGCGCTCCTTGTCGATGATGACGCCTTCGACGAGCTCGCTCTGCTCGACCGAGCCGCCGACGACCTTCTCGACCTTGACGTTGTCCACGTCGATCTCGTCGTCGTCCTTCACGGCGAGGACGGCGTCGACGACGAGTTCGGCCAGCAGGTCACGCGCGTTCTCCGCGCCCTTGCCGGTCATCGCCGTGGAGGCGACCTGCTCGAGGTACTCGCGGTCGTTCTCGTCGACGTCGATGGCCGCGTCCTCGAGGATCTCCTTGGCCTTCTGGGCGGCCTGTCGGTACCCCTGTGCCAAGATGGTGGCGTGGATGTCCTGCTCGAGGAGGTCCTCGGCCTTGGCCAGCAGTTCACCGGCGATGACGACGCTCGTCGTGGTGCCGTCGCCCGTCTCGTCCTCCTGGGTCTCGGCGACCTCGACGATCATGTTCGCCGCCGGGTGCTCGATGTCCATCTCCTTGAGGATGGTCACGCCGTCGTTCGTGACGACGACGTTGCCCGTCGAGTCGACGAGCATCTTGTCCATCCCTTTCGGGCCGAGTGTGGTCCGTACGGACTCGGCGACGGCCTTCCCGGCCGTGATGTTCATCGACTGGGCGTCACGCCCGGAGGTACGCTGGCTGTCCTCCGAGAGCACGATGAGGGGCTGGTTACCCATTTGCTGAGCCATGTTCAGCCGAGAGGTTGATTGCGATTCTACAAAAAAGTACCGGATAGGGTCGCGGGAATCGCCACCAGACGGCCGGAGGGAAGCCTGTGCGAACCGTTATCAGACATATTTAAATAGTGTTCTGAGCAGTCGTCTCCGACGGCTACTCGGGCGTCTCGGGCTCGGACCCGGCCGCTTCTCCGCCTGGGAACTGGTGGTACTCCAGCCCCGCCGTCTTCATCTCGTTGTGCCGGCGCTCGAGGAAGGAGTAGACCGCGCCGTGCGGTGCCCCGTCGAGGATCATCTCCGCGGCCGAGCGGACCGCGTCGACCTGTTCCGGCCCGCCGATGATGCCCAGCGTCGAACCGTAGATGACCACGTTCGCGCCCGTGAGCTCCTCCATCAGCTGTCGGGTCCGGCCCTTCTCGCCGATGAGCCGACCCTTCTGCCGGCGGAGGTCGTTGCGGTTGCGGGTGGCGGCGTCGAGGTCAACGAGGTCGAGCATCCGGACGTCGTCGTCGAGCAGGGAGAGCGCCGCATCCGGGTCGAAGCCGCGGCCGATGGCCTTCACCACGTCCGGCCCCTTCAGGCCCGTGATGGGGTCGCCGACCGATTCGATGCGGACCGACCCCGTCTCCGAGTCGATGTCGAGGCGGACCTCCGCCTCCGACTCGATGCGCCGCATCGTCGCGCCCCCCTCCCCGATGAGGACGCCGATGCGGTCCTGCGGAATCGTCACATGTTGCATAGGCAGGCTTGCGTCTCGGCGGTGTTAAGGGTTCGTTCCTGTGGTTCCTGTGGGAAGGATTGTGTCGGTCTCGGCCGACGTGACTGCGCTGTCCCCGCTGGTGGTGCGGATTCCGTAGTCGGAGAGGCGGTGGGCGAGGCGCGGTCCGACTGAACCGCACGGCGACCGCGGAGGCCCCGTAATCCGTGTGTTCGAACGAACCACACGGCCACGGAGGGCCGCCCGGCGACAGCCGGGCGGGTCCGACGCGGGGAAAGGTTGGTGTCGCCGTGCCACCGCGCCAGCGGTGGCCGGCGCGACTGCTGCGCGGTGCGGTTCAGTTGTACCGCGCTAGTCTCCCCGCTCGACGATACGAACCCCCTACAGCCGCTTCTCGAGTTCGTGTTCCTCGTGGAGCGACCCCGCGACCTCCGTCCGGGCCTCGCCCAGTCGCTCGAACCCCTGCGACTCGAAGAACGCCACGCCGGCGTAGTTCTCGACGAACACCGAACAGGCGAGCCGGTCGGCCCCCTCGTCGGCCACCCGCTCGGCCACCGCGTCGAGGAGCGCCGACCCGAATCCCTCGCCCCAGTGGTCGGGGTGGACGTAGAGCGCGTAGAGTTCCGCCTCGTCGGCCCACGTCATCTCGGCGGAGGCGAACGCGACCACCTCGTCCTCGCGCTCGGCGACGAGGAGGTGGAACCCGTCGAGTTCGTCGATGGCCCGTTCGAGCGCCTCGGGGTCGTAGAGGTCGTCGAGTGCGCGCCGGCACTGGCCGGGCGTGAGGAAGGCAGCGTAGGCCGCCTGCCACGCCTCCTGTGCCACCTCGCGGATGCGGGGGACGTCCGCGGCCGTCGCCTCGCGTACGTGCATGGTCACGCATCCGACGGGCCCGCCCAAGTGCGCGTCGGTGTCAGTCAGAGCCGGAGCGTCTCGATCTCGCCGATGTGCGGGAGTCGCCGCAGGTCCGGCACCGCGAACACCCACAGCGCGACGAACGCGAACCCGACCGCGCCGGCGAGCATCACCAGTCCGGGCGAGGTGACGGCCGCGAGCGACCCCCCGAGGAGGCCACCGAACGGCGTCGCCCCGGCCGAGACGCTCCCGACCAGCGCCATCACGCGACCCATCGACGCCTCCGGGACGAGCGCCTGCATCATCGAGGCGAACAGCACGTTCGTCACGCCCACCGGGACGAACGCGACGGCCAGCAGCGGCACCGTCATCGGGAGCCAGCCAATCCCGACGGCGGTGGCCCAGACGACGGCGCTGAACGCCGCGCCCCCGCCGAGCAGCAGCCCGAGCGGTCGGTCGTCGAAGACGCCCGCGACGAGCGACCCGACCAGCAGGCCGCCGCCGATGGCGGCCATCGCCAGCCCGTAGGCGACCTCGCCGCCGAGGGCGTCGCCGTACGCCGGCAGCACCGCGAGCACGCCGCCGAGCGAGCCGTTGACGACGACCGTGGCGAGCATCGCCCGCGAGACGACGGTCCCGCGGACGAACGAGAAGCCCGCGCGCAGCGAGTCGAGGTAGGACTCCGGTCCGGGGTCGCCGCCGTCGGCGGCCACGGTCCCCTCCGGCGTCTCGTCGCCCGCCTCCCCCTCGGTTCGGTCGGCCGCCTCCGCCGCGGGGATGGTGATGCCGAGCAACAGCAGGGCGGCGACGGCGAACGTGACGCTGTCGACGACGAACAGCGTCACCGCGCCCACGACGGCGACGAGCAGTCCGCCGAGCGCGTTGAACGCCGCGTCCACGCCCTGGTACGCGACGGAGAAGACGGAGTTGGCGGCGACGAGGTCCTCCCGGTCGACGATGCGCGGGATGGCCGCCGACTGCGCCGGGTAGGCCGGCTGGTTCAGGAGTGAGAGCAGCGACATCACCACGAGCAGCACCCACACGCTGAGCGCGTCGAGGAAGTAGGCGACGGGGACGACGAGGACGAGCACCATCTGGGTCACCTGCGTCCCGACGAGGAGCGACCGGAGCGGCACCCGGTCGACCAGCGGGCCGAACAGGAACTGGAGGCCCGCCGGCGCGAGGACGAGGAACGTGGCGAGGCCGGTGTAGAACGTCGAGCCGGTCAGGGCGTAGACGAGCCACGTCGCCGCGACGTAGTAGAGGCTGTCGCCGGCGTTCGTCACCAGTCGGGCGAGGAGCAGCCGACGGAGGTCGGAGTCACGCAGGACGCGTCGCATACCCGTCGGTCGGTGGTCACGGCGATAACTGATTGCAGAGCGACATTTCTGTTCGACGGATTGCAGAAACCAGCATCTGTCCGGCGACGGTCAGGACCCGGTCACCTCGAGGACGTCGAGGCCGTCGTCGAGGGTCAGCGTGAGCGTCTCGCCGTCGAGTTCGACCCGGCACTCGACGCGGAGGGGGACCTCGCTCACGACGTGGGCGTGGTCGTCGTAGAGCCACGCCAGCCCCAGCGTGGTCGGGTCGCGCGTGTCGACCCCGTGGTCCCAGTGGAAGGCGACGACGGCGGGGTGGTCGAACAGCGCCGCCCCGAGGCTGGTGAAGGCCCGTTCCGGGCACCGCTCGCACTCGTAGTGGACGACCACGCCGGGCGTCTCCCCGCGGGCGTTCCCCTCCTCGCCGGGGGCCGCCACGGCTACCCGCGGCGAGACGGGGCCGGTGCAGGCCAGACAGAACCCGGAACGCATCTCCCCCATCAGGCGGCCCGTCCACCGGAGGAACACCTCGGGGTACTCGGCGGGGTCGTACCCCTCGAGCGCCCCCGGCGGGACGGCCGCGGAGCAGAACACCTCGCCGCACTCCGTGCAGGCCACCTCGCCGCGTTCGGCCACGTACGTGGCCTCGACGAGGCCGCCACAGACGGGGCAGGGGGTGTCGACGGCGACCGGGTCGGCGTCACCGCGTTCGGTGTAGGTGCCCGCGAGGATGGCCCCCACGACCAGCAGGGTGGTGTAGCGCATCCGGTAGCCCGCCTCGTCGTGGTCGAGGAACGGCCCGACGAGTTTGCCGAGGTGGTAATTGAACTGGCCGGAGTCACGGGTGCCCACCCGGTCACGGAGTTCGGAGAACGAGACGGGGGCGTACGGGTCGCCGGACTCCTTGGCGGCGTCCATCACCGCCCGGAGGATGGCCACGCGTATCTCGTGGCCGACGAGGGCGAACGCCTCGTCGGCGCTCAGGGCGTCCTGTTCGGGGGTACTCATCGACTGGGACAGGTCACCAGTCGTGAAGAAGTTCGCGGGGGAATCGGTGCCACGCCGCCGGCCGCGTTCAGCCCGACTCCTCGGCGTCGTACGGGTCCAGTTCGCCACCGCCGTCTGCCTCGCCTTCCCCCGAGACGAACGCGAGCAACTGGTCGCCGTCGGTCTCCACGCCCTGTCGGGCGAAGAAGTTCGCCACGTTCTCGCAGTCCCGTTCGAGGAAGTCGCGGTAGTTCGGGTGGTGGACGGTGACGGCCTGCCCGAGGTCCAGGACGACGAGTTCGCCGTCGTGGACCACGACGTTGTACTCCGAGAGGTCACCGTGGACCAGGCCGGCCCGGAACAGCCGCCGCATGTACTCGCGGACGACCTCGTAGGCGACCCGCGGGTTCTCGATCTCCACCTCGTTCAGCCGGCGGGCGCGGTCCTCCTCGGTGCCGAGGTACTCCATCACGAGGACGTTCCGCTGGACGGCGATTGGTTCGGGGACCCTGACACCGGCGCGGGCGGCGCGCTGGAGGTTGGCGAACTCCTTCTTCGTCCACGCGACGACCACCTTCTTCTTGTCCGAGCCGATGCCCTCGAACCGCGGGTCACCGTCGAGGTACTCGCGCATCGACCGGAAGTCACTCGCGTTGATGCGGTACACCTTCACGGCCACCTCGCCGTCGTCCGAGGCGGCGAGGTAGACGTTCGCCTCCTTGCCCGTCGAGAGCGGGCCGCCGAACGCGGCGATGTGGCCGTCCTGGACCAGTTTGTAGAGCGCTCCGAGCGTCGCCTCGTCGAACACCGAGTCCTCGACCTTGAACTGGTCGGCGTCCTTGATGCGTTTCCGGAAGGTGAGGAACTCCCGGTCGCGCTTGCGGGCGATGCGGTCGGCCTCGTCGTCCGAGACGTCGATCTCCTCCCACTCGTCACCGAAGGCGTCGGCCTCGTCGGGTTCGAGCAGGTCGAACTCCCCGCTCGCGTCGGGGTCACTCATCGCATCGTCACGCCGAGTCCACGATGTGACCCTCCTCGCGGAGCTGGTCGGCCTCGCTCTTCTCGTAGCGCCACGCCACGTCGGCCTTCTCGTCCTGCCAGTCCCACGGCTCGACGAGGACGACATCGTCCTCCCGTATCCAGATGCGTTTCTGCATCCGCCCCGGGATGCGTGCGGTGCGTGTCTTCCCGTCCATACACCGGACCTCGACGCGGTTCGCCCCGAGCATCTCCGTGACGACGGCGAACACCTCGTCGTCGTCCGGCATGCGCAGGTCCCTGCGTCCGCCTCCGTCGCTCATGGACGGGGGTACGGGAAGGGGAGGTTTAACTTTGGCTCGTCGGGAGCGGTCAGTCGGTTCCCCCGTCCGTCCGACCGAACCCCACCACGCCGAGCGGGTCGCCGGACGGACCCACCAGCCGGTGGTGCCGGAGCGTGAGCGGCACCCGGTCGCCGCCGTCGGTCACCAGTTCCGCCCGGAGGCGGACCTCGCCCTCCCGTAACGCCGTCTCGACGGCCTCGCCGAACGGGCCGTCCTCGGTCTCGAACAGTTCGCTCACGCAGCACCCGAGCAGTTCCTCCCGGTCGTGCCCGCTCATCTCCTGTGCTCTCACGTTCACCCGGACCACCTCGCCGTCCATGTCGAGGTGGTAGAACGCGTCGTCGAGCGTGTCGAGGAGCTGGTCGACGAAGGTCCGCTCTGTGAGCAGTTCCCGCTCCATCTCCCGGAGGTCGGTGACGTCAGAGAGCACCGCCTGTCCACCCTCCTTCCCGTCGTAGACGACCGGCGCGGTGGCGATGAGCGCGTAGGCGTCCTCGCCGTCGGGACCGACGTACCGCTGCTCGACGGTCGGGACCGGCTCGCGGTCCTCGAGGACGGTCTGCAGTCGCTCACCGACGAGGGCGCGGCTCTCCGGGTGGACGAACGCCTCGACCGACTGCCCGACGAGGTCCGCGGGCGAGACCGCCCCGACCATCTCGGCCGCCGCCTCGTTCGCGTAGTCTATGGTGGCGTCCCCGTCGAACAGCACGACCGGCGAGGGCGAGGTCTGGAGCATCTGTCGGTAGCGACTCTCGACCTCGTCGAGCGACGTCTCGGCCCGGTGGCGTTCGACGGCGTTCCGGACACGGTTGGCGAGGACGAGGAACTGGTCGCCGTTCGTGTCCTTCTGCATGTACTCCGTGACGCCCGCCGAGATGGCCTCGCTGGCCACCTCCTCGCTCCCGCGGCCGGTGAACAGGACGAACGGGAGATCCGGGTCGACCCGCCGGACCGCCCGGAGCAGCTCCAGCCCGTCCATTTCCGGCATGTCGTAGTCGCTCACGACACAGTCGTAGGGACCCGTCTCGAGCGACTCGAGGGCGGTGCTGGCGTCCTCGACGGTGGTCACCTCGAACGCCTCGTCGGTCCGCTCGAGGAAGGTGGCCGCGAGGTCGAGGAACATCGGGTCGTCGTCGACGTGGAGGA includes the following:
- a CDS encoding phosphatase PAP2 family protein, translated to MSHGLGVTEFLTANTPDVFVVLFAVLTQLGGLWFYFLALTAAYTLGEGLLPRAFLDRERVAYLVALALGAAALTATLKGLVAHPRPPTATVAAGADLVPEALRPLYERAATEDGFALPSGHATGATVIYGGVATVLAAGTRRQRYLRAGLVVAVVALSRLVLGVHYLGDVLAGVAVGAGYLLLVDRVAGRGARPELAFSVAGVVAALAVLVEGFGAESTAVLGAALGARLVWGAVGGDVRALDTTRTVGVLALAFSLPVFGGLFGATYALEPAAPLALLGGAVSVGGILVAPLIGSRLAGR
- a CDS encoding type IV pilin N-terminal domain-containing protein — protein: MLGDDRSTVGFDDRGVSPIIGTIIMVSIVVILAATVTGVLFTLGDVETAEQAVNRFESILSGIDFATLGP
- the lrp gene encoding HTH-type transcriptional regulator Lrp; the encoded protein is MTYEHLDEQLINALLADGRASLRSLAEELDVSVTTVSNHLSDLEEEGVIRGYTPIVDYGALGYDVTAVIQLKVEGSALPDITDRLKEHKHMVSVYEVTGDHDIVAIGKFKDTDGMNNQIKELLTDPDIKESNTSVVLNTVVENQQFELDF
- the glnA gene encoding type I glutamate--ammonia ligase gives rise to the protein MTDDNLATDGGLSEEAQRALDEIEEKNVDFLRLQFTDILGTVKNVSIPAEQAEKAFTEGIYFDGSSIEGFVRIQESDMRLKPDPETFAILPWRNTDEHASARLICDVINTSTGEPFEGDPRYILKQALDRAEEMGFTVNAAPEPEFFLFEEDEDGRATTKTNDAGGYFDLAPKDLASDVRRDIIYGLEDMGFDIEASHHEVAQGQHEINFTYDDALTTADNVGTFRTVVRAIAAQHDLHATFMPKPIARINGSGMHTHISLFTEDGENAFHDDDDEFNLSESAKQFTAGILEHAPAITAITNPTVNSYKRLVPGYEAPVYVAWSDRNRSALIRKPAARVPAASRIEARFPDPSCNPYLAFAALIHAGLDGIEQGLECPDPVRENIYDFDEDKREEYGIETLPTNLGEAVDALEADEAIYSALGPHIGPKFVEAKKAEFQEYLVEVSQWELDQYLETF
- a CDS encoding hemolysin family protein, with amino-acid sequence MVALSTSLGVAVLAGLVACSAFFSASEIAIFSTERRPGEPPERGALGRLREDPHRLLVTILVGNNFVNVAIATLTTTLLVRSLSPETAAVVSTAVVGTVVLVFGEIVPKSYGVGNAETLAERVARPLELLGTALYPVVAVFDAVTGVITGLFGGERDIERPYMTREDLAAIVESAEAEGVIEADEQELIQRVLRFSGTDAADVMVPRADVVGVDADASVGEALDRCLDARVTRAPAYRGTLDEVVGHVDVRDLAGAPREAPLDGYLRPVLHVYESRPVDEVLADLQVERVEVAVVFDEFGAAEGILTTEDVVEELVGEILDVGERRPVVLTPEGHVLARGKAGVEAVNAALGTTIEAAPDGGTTLAAVLTDELGRPAAVGEVVTVGDARLTVEEVVRNRVRRVRVERVAPDADGDEDGSGDSEGPVQ
- a CDS encoding calcium/sodium antiporter — encoded protein: MTPLDTLWALALVVVGVGALWYGALVLVENATALAARMNVSPVVVGVLVVGVGTSAPEVAVTAGAAFRGAADIAVANVVGSNFFNLGVVLGAVALVRVLPVRGRILRRDGLVLFLATVAVVAFLFDLRLARWEGAVLLVGLAAYLLWLLRRPGIKSVSGEVAEVVEGLEGVAGELEEELESVAESGVDWGALARVVLSLGMVVLGADVLVDGATTLALDAGISEWVVGLTVVAAGTSAPEFAASMVATQRGEHELSVGNLVGSSVFNLLAVLGIAGLAGPLTLAANARGGAIWMFGLVVLALVLLRSDRQLTRREGALLVVVALSRWALDLLNGPL